A genomic window from Trueperella bialowiezensis includes:
- a CDS encoding ABC transporter permease family protein encodes MLRRQLEYHWREYLFVGLLIAVQAALTFGALALADYGQHALTTSVRKSTPSADFLVYADHKPAADIAADIAASPDVVNVHVDAWLAAEALSPGGKAPVTLRKLAPLPFQTQSLTSGAYPSSDDQIALSKDVARRLGADVDSTITVASGKVAKRYVVSGIYARSPFETGINPGGEGLVVEPSADYVAAPRDHLGYGGIEVRATSAASADKVLTDLLKSGTGTVIRGDDRAQIVRERHAHALDSLLTPMRWLVLSGAAITALLLFIGFVALHQRRITQLRYMRSLGVARTRQARMALGELGTVTALSASTGLVFGIVACYAVVAIVRVTGWAMFMPAHLRVSLGTYALTLGIVVASVAGAALLAAVFVRPHHNTELSSDAPRRRSRALLPLLIIAGAYAIYRAAIPSYEPAPALPIQARSIGIIALLIAAVFALVITLVALIMRRLGLGARTHLFPRTRGGLIRALALVVILVGTSTFTAILTVTYSIASQGVTVPPLSRPGTAAFIVQAAVCVVLGFVVLGHAPRAFRLYDAHSRYLLALGTTRRQRALRRLLSATVSAATMIVAGCFAGVASAWTILWQLPGTQGQLHVPLLHITAVATTSLIICVTYGATVTVAGVVKATNGANSTILRH; translated from the coding sequence ATGCTCCGCAGACAGCTCGAGTACCACTGGCGTGAATACCTCTTCGTTGGCCTTCTCATCGCCGTGCAAGCAGCGTTAACGTTCGGCGCGCTCGCACTTGCCGACTACGGACAGCACGCCTTGACGACGTCGGTACGCAAGTCCACGCCGTCAGCCGACTTCCTCGTGTACGCCGACCACAAACCAGCCGCCGACATCGCTGCCGACATAGCCGCTAGCCCCGACGTCGTCAACGTGCATGTAGACGCGTGGCTAGCAGCCGAAGCCCTTTCACCTGGCGGGAAAGCGCCCGTGACCTTGCGCAAACTCGCACCTCTCCCCTTCCAAACCCAGAGCCTGACCAGCGGGGCCTACCCGAGCTCAGATGACCAGATCGCGCTCAGTAAAGATGTGGCCCGACGGCTCGGAGCCGACGTCGACTCCACAATCACCGTGGCATCTGGAAAAGTGGCCAAACGCTACGTCGTCAGCGGCATCTACGCCCGCTCCCCATTCGAAACGGGGATCAACCCCGGCGGAGAAGGCCTCGTAGTAGAACCGTCCGCCGACTATGTGGCAGCCCCACGCGACCACCTCGGCTACGGAGGTATCGAGGTGCGTGCCACGTCAGCCGCGAGCGCCGACAAAGTGTTGACCGACCTGCTCAAATCAGGAACCGGCACCGTGATCCGGGGAGATGATCGCGCGCAGATCGTGCGCGAACGTCACGCCCACGCACTTGACTCTCTACTCACTCCCATGCGCTGGCTCGTTCTTTCCGGCGCGGCAATCACCGCGCTGTTGCTGTTTATCGGGTTCGTGGCACTACACCAGCGGCGAATCACCCAACTACGCTACATGCGATCCCTTGGCGTAGCCCGTACGCGCCAGGCACGCATGGCGCTCGGCGAGCTGGGAACGGTCACCGCGCTCAGCGCGTCGACCGGGCTCGTGTTCGGGATTGTGGCCTGCTACGCAGTGGTGGCAATCGTGCGAGTAACCGGCTGGGCAATGTTCATGCCCGCACACCTGCGCGTATCACTGGGTACATACGCCCTCACGCTTGGCATCGTGGTGGCCAGCGTTGCCGGAGCCGCACTCTTGGCCGCAGTATTCGTAAGGCCGCACCACAACACAGAACTGAGCAGTGACGCGCCCCGCCGCCGCAGCCGCGCACTCCTACCGCTTCTCATCATCGCCGGCGCGTACGCCATCTACCGCGCGGCCATCCCAAGCTACGAACCCGCGCCCGCTCTGCCGATTCAAGCACGCTCGATAGGCATCATCGCCCTGTTGATCGCGGCAGTTTTTGCGCTTGTCATCACGCTCGTCGCCCTCATCATGCGCCGCCTCGGCCTCGGAGCACGCACCCACCTGTTCCCACGCACTCGCGGCGGCCTCATCAGGGCCCTTGCCCTCGTCGTCATCCTCGTGGGCACGAGCACCTTCACGGCGATCCTCACCGTCACCTATTCGATCGCCAGCCAGGGCGTGACCGTGCCGCCACTTTCTCGCCCGGGCACGGCGGCCTTCATCGTGCAGGCAGCAGTGTGCGTGGTCCTCGGTTTTGTGGTGCTCGGCCATGCACCGCGCGCGTTCCGCCTCTACGACGCGCACAGCCGCTACCTCCTCGCACTCGGAACCACCCGCCGTCAACGCGCCCTACGCCGCCTCCTGAGCGCCACCGTGTCCGCCGCCACGATGATCGTAGCCGGATGCTTCGCGGGCGTGGCCAGCGCATGGACGATCCTGTGGCAGCTACCCGGCACGCAGGGACAGCTGCACGTGCCGCTGCTCCACATCACCGCTGTTGCCACCACCAGCCTGATCATCTGTGTGACCTACGGCGCAACAGTCACCGTGGCGGGCGTGGTTAAGGCCACAAACGGCGCTAATTCAACGATTCTTAGGCATTAA
- a CDS encoding ABC transporter ATP-binding protein gives MSLISLDYVRKACGVGRAQRTVLDDVSLEVDSGQFVTVLDPSGAANTVLLEVTAGLTDADDGNIVIGNTDLTRATSAERHELLAHTVGVLYDSDNLMPALTIADNLDLPARLGNIEVSDAQRARISELFDLAPIAKYYPDAVSRADQQRVAIAARVLAGRTIMLCDEPTAGLDTAQADSILALLRTCVRELGMTVVTFTANALAAQYADRVFILASGKNAGELTDPTLDAIFNALQAIHGEV, from the coding sequence GTGAGCCTCATCAGCTTGGACTATGTGCGCAAGGCGTGCGGGGTTGGCCGCGCCCAGCGCACGGTTCTCGACGACGTCTCCCTCGAAGTCGATTCGGGCCAGTTCGTCACGGTGCTCGACCCGTCAGGAGCTGCTAACACGGTGTTACTCGAGGTCACGGCAGGACTGACGGATGCCGACGACGGCAACATCGTCATCGGCAACACCGACCTCACCAGGGCCACGAGCGCCGAACGCCACGAGCTACTGGCTCACACAGTTGGGGTGCTCTACGATTCCGACAACCTCATGCCAGCGCTCACCATCGCCGATAACCTCGACCTGCCCGCACGGCTTGGCAACATTGAGGTATCGGATGCGCAGCGGGCGCGAATCAGCGAACTTTTCGACCTCGCGCCCATCGCGAAATATTATCCCGACGCCGTCTCGCGCGCCGACCAGCAACGGGTGGCGATTGCCGCGCGGGTGCTCGCTGGACGCACGATCATGCTATGTGATGAGCCCACGGCCGGGCTCGACACGGCACAGGCCGATTCGATCCTCGCCCTGCTACGCACGTGCGTGCGAGAACTTGGCATGACCGTGGTCACGTTCACCGCGAACGCGCTCGCCGCCCAATACGCCGATAGGGTCTTTATTTTGGCGAGCGGGAAAAACGCAGGGGAACTCACCGACCCCACATTGGATGCGATCTTCAACGCCCTGCAAGCCATCCACGGCGAGGTCTAA
- a CDS encoding response regulator, with amino-acid sequence MSDEQDKIRVGLVDDQELVRSGFAMVIDSQPDMRTVMEASHGQQALDRLNLVPADVVLMDIRMQGMDGLEATERITQANFPHGQRPKVIILTTFDLDEYVMRAIRGGASGFLLKDAPPDQMLESIRTVHRGDAVIAPSSTKRLVSYLAQKAVEDRSLRPEIVDVLTDREREVLYHMARGLSNTEIGEELSVAQATIKTHVSRIFAKLGARDRVQAVVLAYEAGLVRPGDLG; translated from the coding sequence ATGTCTGACGAACAAGACAAGATCAGAGTCGGCCTCGTTGACGACCAGGAGCTCGTACGCAGCGGATTCGCGATGGTCATCGACTCCCAGCCCGACATGCGCACCGTCATGGAAGCCTCGCACGGCCAGCAGGCGCTCGACCGCCTCAACCTCGTGCCCGCCGACGTCGTACTCATGGACATCCGTATGCAAGGCATGGACGGTCTGGAAGCCACCGAACGGATCACGCAGGCAAACTTCCCGCACGGCCAGCGCCCGAAGGTCATCATCCTCACCACGTTTGACCTCGACGAATACGTCATGCGCGCAATCCGCGGGGGCGCGTCCGGCTTCCTGCTCAAGGACGCCCCGCCAGACCAGATGCTCGAATCGATCCGCACCGTTCACAGGGGCGACGCCGTCATCGCGCCGTCGTCAACCAAGCGCCTCGTGTCTTACCTCGCCCAGAAAGCCGTGGAGGACCGCTCGCTACGCCCGGAGATCGTGGACGTGCTCACCGATCGCGAGCGCGAAGTGCTCTACCACATGGCCCGCGGGCTCTCGAACACCGAGATCGGCGAGGAACTGAGCGTTGCGCAGGCGACGATCAAAACCCACGTGAGCCGGATTTTTGCCAAACTCGGCGCGCGTGACCGCGTCCAGGCCGTTGTGCTCGCCTACGAGGCCGGCCTCGTTCGCCCAGGAGACCTCGGGTGA
- a CDS encoding sensor histidine kinase codes for MRNFATIKGVSPYDLVLALIAAWFGISEARAFLGAGALSDAAMITGIALVVLGTFFRRLYPTPAAITVYVGALLRYVVAPQVIWIFDLSVLFALYAVLAYGPKSARWPAIAGASLGAFLIALPAFDSDANRVTVFLSAFGAQATVIATTTGALLRRQQFNRIDHLVDEAKLAQQNAERGAELAVVGERTRIAREMHDIVAHTLSVVIAQADGGRYAARTNPEAAERALTVIADMSRAALADIRSIIGVLRDPDDPTAPLAPEPIDSDLTELMDHVRESGRTVSYVTTGTQRPLPVGVGNALYRICQEALTNSMKHAGPQAQITVALHWRPSGIILDVSDNGRGAAARNDGKGHGLIGMAERAAVFGGTVEAGPRQGGGYKVTATIPTPTERTPHV; via the coding sequence ATGAGGAATTTCGCGACGATCAAAGGGGTCTCCCCATACGATCTCGTGCTCGCGCTGATCGCAGCCTGGTTCGGTATTTCGGAGGCAAGAGCCTTCCTGGGCGCCGGGGCGCTCAGCGATGCTGCGATGATCACGGGGATCGCGCTCGTCGTGCTCGGCACGTTCTTCCGCCGCCTCTACCCCACGCCCGCCGCGATCACCGTGTATGTGGGCGCGCTGCTCCGCTACGTGGTGGCACCGCAAGTCATTTGGATCTTCGACCTCTCCGTCCTCTTCGCCCTGTACGCCGTGCTCGCCTACGGGCCGAAGTCAGCGCGCTGGCCCGCCATCGCAGGAGCCAGCCTCGGCGCATTTTTAATCGCGCTACCAGCATTCGACAGCGACGCCAACCGGGTCACCGTCTTCCTCTCCGCTTTCGGCGCCCAGGCCACGGTGATCGCGACGACGACGGGCGCACTGCTGCGCCGTCAACAATTCAACCGGATCGACCACCTCGTTGACGAAGCCAAACTTGCCCAACAGAATGCTGAACGCGGAGCCGAGCTCGCCGTCGTCGGAGAACGCACCCGGATTGCCCGGGAAATGCACGACATCGTGGCCCATACCCTGTCTGTCGTCATCGCGCAGGCCGACGGCGGACGCTACGCGGCACGCACCAACCCCGAGGCCGCAGAACGCGCGCTCACCGTGATCGCAGACATGTCGCGTGCCGCACTCGCCGATATCCGTTCAATCATCGGCGTGCTTCGCGACCCGGACGATCCCACCGCGCCGCTCGCCCCCGAGCCCATCGACTCCGACCTCACCGAACTCATGGACCACGTGCGCGAGTCGGGGCGAACCGTCTCATACGTCACCACCGGCACGCAGCGCCCGCTGCCCGTGGGCGTGGGCAACGCGCTCTACCGGATCTGCCAAGAAGCGCTCACCAACTCGATGAAACATGCAGGCCCGCAGGCCCAGATCACGGTAGCCCTACACTGGCGCCCGTCCGGAATTATCCTCGACGTGTCCGACAACGGGCGCGGCGCCGCCGCACGCAACGACGGCAAAGGTCACGGGCTGATCGGCATGGCCGAACGCGCCGCAGTGTTCGGCGGAACAGTCGAAGCAGGACCGCGCCAAGGCGGCGGATACAAAGTCACAGCAACTATCCCAACCCCCACGGAAAGGACACCCCATGTCTGA
- a CDS encoding SOS response-associated peptidase, which produces MCGRYATEMTRGDLQLEFDIDVAAADYRPPVNYNVAPTQDVPIIVARKPLPDDAPLSSNKALSDDAVARPASTASAESAIVRALTPAFWGLIAPWAKDLSRPVINARSETLTEKKMFAQAAQRRRCIIPASGYFEWRKPDKTPFYIYRPDSRPLAFAGLYGWYKHESEWLLTATIVTREATGEMADIHNRIPLILERHEYDTWLDPANPDIGVVVSEARTNPTLAYHQVHKAVGNVRNNTRANIEPASHGEQSLNLEGENRPHTSPTGHVI; this is translated from the coding sequence ATGTGCGGACGTTATGCAACGGAGATGACCCGCGGCGATCTTCAACTCGAATTCGATATCGACGTCGCCGCCGCCGACTACCGCCCGCCCGTCAACTACAACGTGGCACCCACACAGGACGTGCCGATCATCGTTGCCCGCAAGCCACTTCCCGACGACGCGCCGCTGTCCAGCAACAAAGCACTTTCCGACGACGCCGTAGCCCGGCCCGCGTCCACCGCGAGCGCAGAATCCGCAATAGTCCGTGCCCTCACACCTGCCTTTTGGGGGCTGATCGCGCCGTGGGCAAAAGATCTTTCCCGGCCGGTGATTAACGCGCGTTCCGAAACGCTCACCGAGAAGAAAATGTTCGCGCAGGCCGCGCAGCGCCGCCGCTGCATCATTCCCGCGTCGGGCTATTTCGAGTGGCGCAAACCCGATAAAACCCCGTTCTACATCTACCGCCCTGACTCCCGCCCGCTCGCCTTCGCCGGCCTCTACGGCTGGTACAAACACGAGAGCGAATGGCTGCTCACCGCTACGATCGTTACGCGTGAGGCCACCGGCGAGATGGCCGACATCCACAACCGCATCCCCCTCATTTTGGAACGCCACGAATACGACACCTGGCTGGACCCAGCGAACCCGGATATCGGCGTCGTCGTCAGCGAAGCGCGAACCAACCCCACGCTCGCCTACCACCAAGTTCACAAGGCCGTGGGCAACGTACGCAACAACACCCGTGCAAACATCGAGCCAGCGTCGCACGGCGAGCAGTCACTCAACCTAGAGGGTGAGAACCGCCCGCACACCTCGCCCACCGGCCACGTAATCTAA
- the ligA gene encoding NAD-dependent DNA ligase LigA encodes MKNFDEAKARWNELAPKVRKAQEAYHLTGEPIMVDAAYDSLIAEMRALEDAYPQLWSVESPTMKVGAKAARGAVAELTHRERMYSLQDVFSREELTRWYEGIVAELPAGSRFTAEVKVDGLALNLTYRRGVLETAATRGDGVSGEDVTRNALAISTIPQRLVGDDHPELVEVRGEVYFPVAKFAEYNEAVAARNEEVERRNAEVDAFNKELAATNRERARRGEAPLARLRREDKLRTFVNPRNAASGTMRQEDTTGFAIRSLDFLAHGIGALEGASDELAAAMATQEGVYEAFASWGLPVSPNTEMVASLEEINAYLDKYQGARTALDHEFDGVVIKLEDRRVQEQMGYTARVPRWAVAYKFPPTEVQTRLLDIRVQVGRTGRVTPYAVMEPVFVDGSTVAQATLHNPFEVERKGVKIGDVVILRKAGDIIPEVVGPVLAERDGSERDFEMPADCPVCGGAIEPAKEGDKDLRCSNTRSCPAQLHQRVIHIGSRGALDIESLGEESAQWLAAPDRYRDDALIALATGHTLELTDEAALAAAQAGWPLEDGANPRVRMQLSLEQRVELGITDEDGALLDPEAIIPGDVQERLGLPAAQQPYLDTEAGLFGLTAEAMRDVRTWQPVKVAGEETGDWRYIRAGWTKPTWLKPNATREGYELRKESVPSKTLEKVLDELEKAKSKELWRKIVALNIRHVGPVAARELADTFGSLDAMLAAGREQLAAGEVPFADVEGVGEIIARSFLDWFEEDWHAEIVEEWRAAGVVFEDERADPDEDAGPRPFEGMTIVVTGAVEGFTRDSVAEAIVAAGGKATGSVSRNTTAVVVGEKPGASKTKKAQELGIPMWSAEEFIAKLGQ; translated from the coding sequence GTGAAGAATTTTGATGAGGCGAAAGCACGGTGGAACGAACTCGCGCCCAAGGTGCGCAAGGCGCAGGAGGCCTACCATTTGACGGGCGAGCCGATCATGGTGGATGCCGCCTACGATTCCCTGATTGCCGAGATGCGGGCGTTGGAAGATGCGTATCCGCAGCTGTGGAGCGTGGAGTCGCCCACGATGAAAGTGGGGGCGAAGGCGGCGCGCGGCGCGGTGGCGGAATTGACGCACCGGGAGCGCATGTATTCGCTTCAAGATGTGTTTAGCCGCGAGGAGCTGACCAGGTGGTACGAGGGGATCGTGGCCGAGTTGCCGGCCGGTTCGCGGTTTACGGCCGAAGTCAAGGTTGACGGGCTGGCGCTGAATCTTACCTATCGGCGGGGCGTGTTGGAGACGGCCGCCACGCGCGGCGATGGCGTGAGTGGGGAGGACGTGACGCGCAATGCGCTCGCGATTTCCACGATCCCGCAGCGGCTAGTCGGCGATGACCATCCGGAGTTGGTGGAGGTGCGCGGCGAAGTGTACTTCCCGGTGGCGAAGTTCGCCGAGTATAACGAGGCCGTGGCTGCGCGCAACGAGGAGGTCGAGCGGCGTAACGCGGAGGTGGATGCGTTTAATAAGGAGCTCGCGGCCACAAATCGGGAGCGTGCTCGGCGTGGGGAAGCCCCGCTTGCCCGGTTACGCAGGGAGGATAAGCTGCGCACGTTCGTCAACCCGCGCAACGCGGCGTCGGGCACGATGCGCCAGGAGGACACCACGGGGTTTGCCATCCGGTCGCTGGATTTTCTCGCGCACGGGATCGGCGCGCTGGAAGGCGCGTCGGACGAGCTGGCTGCCGCGATGGCCACGCAGGAGGGCGTGTACGAGGCGTTTGCCAGCTGGGGGTTGCCTGTTTCGCCGAACACCGAAATGGTGGCGAGCCTGGAGGAGATCAACGCGTATCTTGACAAGTACCAAGGGGCACGTACGGCCCTCGACCACGAGTTTGATGGCGTGGTGATCAAACTCGAGGACCGGCGGGTCCAGGAGCAGATGGGGTACACCGCGCGCGTGCCGCGCTGGGCGGTGGCCTACAAGTTCCCGCCTACCGAAGTGCAAACCCGGCTGCTCGATATCCGCGTGCAAGTGGGCCGCACCGGCCGGGTGACCCCGTATGCGGTGATGGAGCCAGTGTTTGTGGATGGTTCGACCGTTGCACAAGCCACTTTGCATAACCCGTTTGAGGTGGAGCGTAAGGGTGTGAAGATTGGCGACGTCGTCATCTTGCGTAAGGCGGGCGACATCATTCCTGAGGTGGTCGGCCCGGTGTTGGCTGAGCGGGATGGCTCGGAGCGCGACTTCGAGATGCCAGCCGACTGCCCAGTGTGTGGCGGCGCGATCGAGCCGGCCAAAGAGGGCGATAAGGATTTGCGGTGTTCGAACACGCGGTCTTGCCCCGCGCAGTTACATCAGCGCGTGATTCATATTGGTTCGCGTGGGGCGTTGGATATTGAGTCGCTGGGCGAGGAGTCAGCGCAGTGGCTTGCGGCTCCAGACAGGTATCGCGACGACGCCCTGATCGCCCTCGCCACCGGACACACCCTCGAGCTGACGGACGAGGCGGCGCTCGCGGCCGCACAGGCTGGGTGGCCGCTGGAGGACGGGGCTAATCCGCGGGTGCGGATGCAACTGAGTCTGGAGCAGCGGGTTGAGCTGGGGATTACCGACGAGGACGGCGCTTTACTTGATCCGGAAGCGATTATTCCCGGTGACGTGCAGGAACGGCTCGGACTGCCGGCTGCGCAACAGCCGTATTTGGACACCGAGGCAGGGCTGTTTGGGCTGACGGCCGAGGCGATGCGGGATGTGCGCACGTGGCAGCCGGTGAAGGTTGCGGGCGAGGAGACCGGCGATTGGCGGTACATCCGTGCAGGGTGGACGAAGCCGACCTGGCTGAAGCCGAACGCCACACGCGAGGGCTATGAGCTGCGTAAGGAGTCGGTGCCCTCGAAGACTCTGGAGAAGGTGCTTGACGAGCTTGAGAAAGCGAAGTCAAAGGAGCTGTGGCGGAAGATCGTGGCGCTGAATATTCGGCATGTGGGGCCGGTGGCTGCCCGCGAGCTGGCTGACACGTTTGGTTCGCTCGATGCGATGTTAGCTGCGGGCCGCGAGCAGCTTGCCGCGGGCGAGGTGCCGTTTGCTGATGTTGAGGGCGTGGGGGAGATTATTGCGCGCTCTTTCCTCGATTGGTTCGAGGAGGATTGGCATGCGGAGATCGTGGAGGAGTGGCGAGCTGCGGGCGTGGTGTTCGAAGACGAACGGGCAGATCCGGATGAGGATGCCGGGCCGCGCCCGTTCGAGGGTATGACCATCGTGGTAACCGGCGCAGTTGAAGGGTTTACGCGCGATTCGGTGGCCGAGGCAATCGTGGCTGCCGGTGGCAAGGCGACGGGCTCGGTGTCAAGGAACACGACGGCCGTCGTGGTAGGTGAGAAGCCGGGCGCGTCCAAGACGAAGAAGGCTCAAGAGCTTGGGATTCCGATGTGGAGCGCGGAGGAGTTTATCGCCAAGCTTGGGCAGTAA
- a CDS encoding helix-turn-helix domain-containing protein, translating to MELKGIGGRIRQMRELRGLSARELTRRLDGVISQAGLSRIENGTKNPDAAELLALAWALGVAVSELVDECPLSERVQWAARSEQQVDVRDVRERLLPYLQLRNIVSMEPA from the coding sequence GTGGAGTTGAAGGGTATTGGCGGCCGAATCAGGCAAATGCGAGAGCTTCGCGGCCTCTCAGCGCGCGAACTAACTCGGCGTTTGGATGGGGTGATCTCGCAAGCTGGTCTATCCCGCATTGAAAACGGAACCAAGAATCCGGATGCGGCCGAGCTGCTTGCGCTTGCGTGGGCGCTTGGCGTAGCTGTTTCCGAATTAGTCGATGAATGCCCGCTTTCTGAAAGAGTGCAGTGGGCTGCTCGTTCGGAGCAACAGGTAGACGTACGCGACGTGCGGGAGCGTCTGCTTCCGTATCTGCAATTGCGCAACATCGTGTCGATGGAGCCCGCATAA
- a CDS encoding ImmA/IrrE family metallo-endopeptidase translates to MTSPSAQGRELAMKLREERGLASSPISFAELEDLVPCDVVVTDMPDGVDGLTLRDPQTGNVLIGIATSRAPFRQRFTLAHEIGHILAGDVSTSTSIHECTPRSAEETRAHSFARHLLCPVSGIASDQTIKNMHKTEMLSRVVRKFKVSPEVAAYQLEAAGLITADDVKELGKHTANALAARWGWINEYNDYVEFASKPHVSRRLVEDVTTAYLEGQVTIGSLAFVRGDTIGETQADMDLVESEELKADGLDDELSAQDVPTEMERERFLEDFFGS, encoded by the coding sequence ATGACATCGCCGAGCGCGCAGGGCCGGGAATTGGCGATGAAGCTTCGTGAAGAACGTGGGTTGGCAAGCTCACCGATCAGTTTCGCCGAACTTGAGGATCTCGTACCGTGCGATGTTGTGGTGACTGACATGCCGGATGGCGTGGATGGGTTGACGCTTCGAGATCCCCAAACGGGCAATGTTCTGATTGGGATAGCCACGTCGAGGGCTCCGTTCCGCCAGCGATTCACGTTAGCGCATGAAATTGGGCATATCTTGGCGGGCGATGTTTCTACGTCCACAAGCATCCATGAATGCACACCGAGATCTGCTGAAGAGACCCGCGCGCATTCGTTTGCGCGCCATCTTCTGTGCCCTGTGAGTGGGATTGCTTCGGATCAGACGATTAAGAATATGCACAAGACTGAAATGCTGTCACGAGTCGTCCGAAAGTTCAAAGTGTCGCCAGAAGTAGCGGCATATCAGCTCGAGGCTGCTGGCTTAATCACTGCCGACGATGTGAAAGAACTCGGTAAACATACTGCCAATGCTCTTGCGGCTCGTTGGGGATGGATCAACGAGTACAACGATTATGTTGAGTTTGCTAGCAAACCGCATGTGTCACGCCGCCTTGTCGAGGATGTCACCACTGCTTATTTGGAGGGTCAGGTAACGATTGGCTCGCTAGCGTTCGTGCGTGGGGACACCATTGGAGAAACGCAGGCGGACATGGATCTGGTGGAGTCAGAGGAACTAAAAGCTGACGGCCTAGATGATGAGCTTTCAGCCCAAGATGTCCCTACTGAGATGGAGCGCGAACGATTTCTCGAGGACTTTTTCGGGAGCTAA
- a CDS encoding PIN domain-containing protein, giving the protein MSARIILSDTSILLSFICSHNEHFLIDLANQAGTSIRIPNAVANEMDRKLKQRRFSGGRTKWVTLLQTRRVEIISDDDPALIRTIEGWSGPRFDLQGGLAKNLGEYMAIAHAKEFQRNGDKVMMFVDDGEAQKLAKRHGVMHMSSEDVLVRAVMKGLIATKKQAEKIWEQLSKFDVHVPFEATELAKKDLYRKPKTHRQE; this is encoded by the coding sequence ATGAGCGCACGCATCATACTGTCTGACACGTCGATTCTGCTCTCTTTTATTTGCTCGCATAACGAGCATTTTCTTATCGACCTGGCTAACCAGGCTGGGACTTCCATCCGGATACCGAATGCTGTGGCTAATGAAATGGATAGGAAGCTCAAACAGCGGCGATTTTCTGGAGGAAGGACGAAATGGGTCACACTACTTCAAACGCGCCGTGTAGAAATCATTAGCGATGATGATCCAGCGTTGATCCGAACCATTGAAGGCTGGTCTGGCCCAAGATTCGATCTCCAAGGCGGATTAGCTAAGAATCTTGGCGAGTACATGGCAATCGCACACGCTAAAGAGTTCCAGAGGAACGGGGATAAAGTCATGATGTTTGTCGACGATGGTGAGGCGCAAAAGCTCGCTAAGCGGCATGGGGTCATGCATATGTCTTCAGAAGATGTGCTTGTGCGGGCCGTAATGAAGGGGCTCATCGCTACAAAGAAGCAAGCTGAAAAGATTTGGGAACAGCTTTCTAAATTTGATGTCCATGTTCCTTTCGAGGCTACCGAGCTTGCGAAAAAGGATCTCTATCGGAAACCGAAAACTCACAGGCAAGAGTGA
- a CDS encoding type II toxin-antitoxin system Phd/YefM family antitoxin — protein MDTISHYELRNYSSKILRRVEAGESFVVTDNGRAVARVIPAPRSPIDRDLAAGVAIAARREPDFDSTPLVDGPSTVDILNDIRRDY, from the coding sequence ATGGACACCATTTCCCACTACGAACTGCGCAACTACAGCAGCAAGATTCTCCGACGCGTCGAGGCCGGAGAATCCTTCGTGGTGACCGACAACGGGCGGGCCGTCGCCCGCGTCATTCCAGCCCCCAGGTCTCCGATCGATCGTGATCTTGCCGCCGGGGTTGCCATCGCCGCGCGTCGCGAGCCAGATTTTGATTCCACCCCTCTTGTTGACGGGCCTAGCACGGTCGACATCCTTAACGACATCCGGCGGGACTACTAA